The following coding sequences lie in one Mucilaginibacter sp. KACC 22773 genomic window:
- a CDS encoding MBL fold metallo-hydrolase, producing MKLTIHGAARQVTGSMHLLQVGQYKILVDCGLDYEKDRSIQSNENFPFRPEEIDVVILTHAHIDHSGNLPTLVRLGFNGQILCTPPTADLTELLLLDSVSIFMNKAGKGNRKRGKGKFNSGGGPQPLYLQKHVMDTVERFVTIGFNRPFRINGDIELTFIPVGHLLGAASAVLKVTENGEEKSIAFTGDIGRKNYPVLNDPQQLPAVDFLVSESTYGGRYHTKGKSVEETLVEVIEKACIKEQGRLIIPAFSIGRTQSLVYSLNKIFTEGLLPAVKVFVDSPMATMATGIFRKYHSLVNQEAQDFYKDKGDEFEFDNLTYVETLKDSRQISNYWEPCIIISSAGMLEGGRIQDHLFYNIQNYYCTILFIGYCAKGTLGHRLLRGDPIVHIKDRELAVYATIKQTDVLSAHGDHQDLLDNVKQQDKSKLKNVFLVHGEGESMKLLAASLEDEGYIVTVPEKDVTYIL from the coding sequence ATGAAATTAACCATACACGGGGCGGCCCGACAGGTAACCGGCAGCATGCATTTGCTGCAGGTAGGCCAATACAAAATATTAGTGGATTGCGGGTTAGATTATGAGAAGGACCGCAGCATACAATCAAATGAAAACTTTCCTTTCCGGCCGGAAGAGATCGACGTGGTAATACTTACCCATGCGCACATCGATCACTCCGGTAATTTACCTACATTGGTAAGGCTTGGCTTTAACGGCCAGATATTATGTACTCCCCCTACCGCCGATTTGACCGAACTATTATTGCTTGATTCTGTAAGCATCTTCATGAATAAGGCAGGCAAGGGTAACCGCAAACGCGGTAAAGGCAAATTCAATTCGGGCGGTGGCCCACAGCCACTTTATCTGCAAAAGCACGTGATGGATACGGTGGAACGTTTTGTTACCATTGGCTTTAATCGCCCGTTCAGGATTAACGGCGATATCGAGCTTACTTTTATTCCGGTTGGCCACCTGTTGGGTGCAGCATCTGCTGTTTTAAAAGTAACCGAAAACGGCGAAGAAAAATCTATTGCCTTTACCGGCGATATCGGCCGGAAAAATTACCCCGTATTAAATGATCCTCAGCAATTGCCAGCTGTTGACTTCCTGGTATCAGAATCAACGTATGGCGGCCGTTATCACACCAAAGGAAAATCGGTAGAGGAAACCCTTGTAGAAGTTATTGAAAAGGCATGTATTAAAGAACAAGGCCGTTTAATTATCCCGGCTTTCAGCATAGGACGTACGCAGTCATTGGTATATTCGTTAAACAAGATTTTTACCGAAGGACTATTACCAGCCGTAAAAGTATTTGTAGATAGCCCGATGGCAACCATGGCAACCGGTATTTTCCGTAAATATCATAGCCTGGTAAACCAGGAAGCTCAGGATTTTTATAAAGATAAAGGTGATGAGTTTGAATTTGATAACCTTACTTATGTAGAAACCCTGAAAGATAGCCGCCAGATTTCTAATTACTGGGAACCCTGTATCATCATTTCTTCAGCAGGAATGCTTGAGGGCGGCCGCATCCAGGACCATTTATTTTACAATATTCAAAATTACTACTGCACCATCCTGTTCATTGGCTATTGCGCCAAAGGAACCCTGGGGCACCGTTTATTGCGGGGTGATCCTATCGTTCACATTAAAGACCGCGAATTAGCCGTTTATGCCACTATCAAACAAACCGATGTACTAAGTGCCCACGGCGACCACCAGGATCTTTTAGATAATGTAAAACAGCAGGATAAATCAAAACTGAAGAACGTATTCCTGGTTCATGGCGAAGGAGAAAGCATGAAGCTGTTGGCTGCTTCCCTGGAAGATGAAGGATATATAGTTACTGTACCTGAGAAGGACGTAACCTACATACTTTAG
- a CDS encoding ABC transporter ATP-binding protein, whose translation MARGRLNSGAKAEAELPKAKINRQSIQNIRKLLTYIKPYRGKFIAGILFLFISSLVGLAFPAILGALIDAAQGKYKYPYLPHSLNAIAIAGFIILFGQAFISFFRVVWFVQVAERSLADIRRDTYFKLITLPMNFFANRRVGELNSRISADLSQIQDTLTTTIAEIIRQLVIMVGSVILLAIVSIKLTLALLAILPFLVTFAVFFGKFIRKLSRQAQDKLAESNTIVEETLQGIANVKAFVNEAYEATRYDKILRNVVDIAVKGAKFRGIFASFIVFCLFGTFVGVIWYGSVLVSHGEILVGDLTTFIMYSIFVGAAMGSFPDLYANLQKAVGASERVLEILAEKGEDISMVESNNKIDQPIKGDLSFDNVVFAYPSRSELTILKGISFDAAAGQKVAIVGPSGSGKSTMASLILQFYHPQSGTILFDGRSADEYSITDIRNQVAIVPQDVLLFGGSILENIAYGRLNASKEDIIQAAKRANAHQFILSFPEGYETIVGERGVKLSGGQRQRIAIARALLKNPSILILDEATSSLDSESERLVQEALEELMKDRTSIIIAHRLSTIREADKIIVLEKGEIIESGSHQELIGNEQGLYRYLSQLQFETQTS comes from the coding sequence ATGGCACGAGGAAGACTGAACAGTGGCGCTAAAGCAGAAGCCGAACTACCCAAAGCAAAAATCAACAGGCAGAGCATCCAAAATATTCGTAAACTGCTCACTTATATTAAACCATACCGGGGGAAATTTATAGCGGGAATATTGTTCCTATTCATCTCCAGTCTGGTAGGCCTTGCTTTCCCGGCAATACTGGGAGCTTTAATAGATGCGGCGCAAGGTAAATATAAATACCCCTACTTACCACATAGTTTAAACGCCATAGCGATAGCCGGATTCATTATACTGTTCGGCCAGGCGTTCATATCATTTTTTAGGGTGGTGTGGTTTGTGCAGGTTGCAGAGCGTTCCTTGGCCGATATACGCAGGGATACTTATTTTAAGCTGATAACGCTGCCTATGAATTTTTTTGCCAACCGGCGCGTTGGTGAATTAAATAGCCGCATTTCTGCCGATCTTTCGCAAATTCAGGATACGTTGACAACCACTATCGCCGAGATTATCAGGCAATTGGTAATTATGGTGGGGAGCGTTATTTTATTAGCTATAGTATCTATCAAGTTAACACTTGCCTTATTGGCAATACTGCCTTTTCTTGTGACTTTTGCCGTTTTTTTTGGCAAGTTCATTCGCAAACTTTCACGCCAGGCGCAGGATAAGTTAGCGGAGTCAAATACAATTGTTGAAGAAACTTTGCAGGGGATAGCTAATGTTAAAGCATTTGTAAATGAGGCTTACGAAGCTACCCGGTATGATAAAATTTTACGTAACGTAGTTGATATCGCCGTTAAAGGGGCCAAATTTCGCGGCATTTTTGCGTCATTCATCGTGTTTTGCTTATTCGGGACTTTTGTCGGAGTAATTTGGTATGGGTCGGTATTGGTTAGCCATGGCGAGATCCTTGTGGGCGATTTAACTACGTTTATCATGTATTCCATATTTGTGGGCGCCGCCATGGGCAGTTTCCCCGACTTGTATGCCAACCTGCAAAAAGCAGTTGGCGCAAGCGAGCGTGTGTTAGAGATATTGGCCGAAAAAGGCGAAGACATTTCGATGGTAGAAAGCAATAACAAAATAGACCAACCTATTAAAGGCGACTTGTCATTTGATAATGTGGTATTTGCCTACCCATCCCGGTCTGAGCTAACTATCCTGAAAGGCATTTCCTTTGATGCTGCAGCCGGGCAAAAAGTGGCCATTGTTGGGCCAAGCGGCTCGGGTAAATCTACAATGGCATCGTTAATACTGCAATTTTATCACCCTCAAAGTGGTACTATTTTATTTGATGGCCGCTCGGCTGACGAATACTCAATAACCGATATCCGTAACCAGGTGGCCATAGTACCGCAGGATGTGTTGCTTTTCGGCGGATCGATATTAGAGAATATTGCTTATGGCCGCTTGAATGCATCAAAAGAAGATATTATACAAGCAGCCAAACGGGCAAACGCGCACCAGTTTATACTATCGTTCCCCGAGGGGTATGAAACCATTGTTGGCGAGCGTGGGGTAAAACTTTCAGGCGGGCAGCGCCAGCGCATTGCCATAGCAAGGGCATTGCTTAAAAATCCATCCATTTTGATATTGGATGAGGCAACCTCATCCTTAGATTCTGAATCGGAACGCCTGGTACAGGAAGCTTTGGAAGAGTTAATGAAAGATCGTACGTCTATCATTATCGCCCACCGTTTATCAACTATTCGTGAAGCTGATAAGATCATCGTTCTGGAAAAAGGCGAGATTATCGAAAGTGGCAGTCACCAGGAACTCATTGGCAACGAACAAGGGCTGTATCGTTATTTAAGCCAGCTACAGTTTGAAACACAAACCAGTTAA
- a CDS encoding SAM hydrolase/SAM-dependent halogenase family protein encodes MAIITLTTDLGDKDIYQAALKGSIYKLLPTVNIVDITNSVAAFNVQQAAFILKNSFYYFPEDTVHLIGIDTVYSDHTKYLAVRYKKHYFVGADNGIFSLMFDTDPEEIVEINIMQDLKFLHFPLADIFVKAACHLAKGGKLSEIGLPVHDIENKMNLQPVIEKNLIKGVVIYIDSFQNVITNITKEFFNSVQQGRKFVLNFKRNETINHLSWHYNEVPIGEKLCLFGISDHLEIAINKGNASGLLGLNLNDKVIIEFQ; translated from the coding sequence ATGGCAATAATAACATTAACTACTGATTTGGGCGATAAGGACATTTACCAGGCTGCGCTTAAGGGTAGCATCTACAAATTGTTGCCCACAGTTAATATAGTTGATATTACCAACAGCGTGGCCGCCTTTAATGTGCAGCAGGCCGCTTTTATATTAAAGAACAGTTTTTATTACTTCCCCGAAGATACAGTACACCTTATAGGCATTGATACTGTTTACAGCGATCATACCAAATACCTGGCGGTAAGGTACAAAAAACATTATTTTGTGGGTGCCGATAACGGAATTTTTTCATTGATGTTTGATACCGACCCGGAAGAAATTGTGGAAATAAACATTATGCAGGATTTAAAGTTCCTGCATTTTCCGCTGGCAGATATCTTTGTTAAAGCTGCCTGCCACCTGGCCAAAGGCGGCAAACTGAGCGAAATTGGACTGCCGGTGCATGACATTGAAAACAAAATGAACCTACAGCCTGTTATCGAAAAAAACCTGATCAAAGGTGTGGTGATTTATATCGATTCGTTTCAAAATGTGATAACCAACATTACCAAGGAATTTTTTAACAGCGTGCAGCAGGGCCGTAAATTTGTACTTAATTTTAAACGCAACGAAACTATCAATCATTTAAGCTGGCACTATAACGAGGTGCCCATTGGCGAAAAACTTTGCCTGTTTGGCATCAGCGACCACCTGGAGATTGCCATTAATAAAGGTAACGCCAGTGGCTTATTAGGTTTAAACCTTAACGATAAGGTGATTATCGAATTTCAGTAA
- a CDS encoding PhoH family protein: MNELKLSIENVNPAVLWGPNNDHFEIIKKQYPKLKIVARGSEVKVLGDDHELNVFQEKFSHLLSHVEKFENLNITDLERILGSKVSSNSSSEPVTDKFASGEVIVFGPNGVMVKARTANQRKMVDSINQSDILFAIGPAGTGKTYTAVALAVRALKNKEIKRIILTRPAVEAGENLGFLPGDLKEKIDPYLRPLYDALDDMIPAEKLKFYLENRTIEIAPLAFMRGRTLDNCFVILDEAQNATDMQLKMFLTRMGPSAKFIVTGDVTQIDLPKKQQSGLHTALRILTDIKGIEIVYLSGEDVVRHKLVRKILAAYGDIQ, translated from the coding sequence TTGAACGAACTTAAGCTATCAATTGAAAACGTAAATCCAGCCGTATTGTGGGGGCCAAATAATGATCATTTTGAGATCATTAAGAAACAATATCCCAAGCTTAAAATTGTTGCACGGGGCAGCGAAGTAAAAGTTTTGGGTGATGATCACGAACTCAATGTTTTCCAGGAAAAATTCTCGCACCTGCTTAGTCACGTCGAGAAATTCGAGAACCTGAACATTACCGATCTTGAACGTATTTTAGGATCAAAGGTATCTTCAAATTCTTCGTCGGAACCTGTAACTGATAAATTTGCCAGTGGCGAAGTTATCGTTTTCGGTCCGAATGGGGTAATGGTGAAAGCCCGCACCGCTAACCAGCGCAAAATGGTTGACAGCATAAACCAAAGCGACATTTTGTTTGCTATTGGCCCTGCAGGTACCGGGAAAACCTACACCGCGGTTGCATTGGCCGTACGTGCTTTAAAGAACAAAGAAATTAAACGCATTATTTTAACCCGCCCGGCTGTTGAAGCAGGAGAGAACCTTGGCTTTTTACCTGGCGATTTAAAAGAAAAAATCGACCCATACCTGAGGCCGTTGTATGATGCGCTTGATGACATGATCCCGGCAGAGAAATTGAAATTTTACCTGGAAAACCGTACCATCGAGATTGCACCATTGGCATTTATGCGTGGCCGTACGCTGGATAATTGCTTTGTGATATTGGACGAGGCGCAGAATGCTACCGATATGCAATTAAAGATGTTCCTGACGCGTATGGGGCCATCGGCCAAATTTATTGTTACCGGTGACGTAACGCAGATAGATTTGCCCAAAAAGCAGCAATCGGGCCTGCACACCGCCCTGCGCATATTAACAGATATAAAAGGAATAGAAATAGTATACTTAAGCGGCGAAGACGTTGTACGCCATAAACTGGTACGCAAAATTTTGGCAGCTTACGGGGATATACAGTAA
- a CDS encoding phosphoribosylaminoimidazolesuccinocarboxamide synthase encodes MNAIKETHFNFPGQTGFYKGKVRDVYTIDNKYLAMVVSDRISAFDVVLPEAIPYKGQVLNQIAARFLKATSDIVPNWVISVPDPSVTIGRICEPFKVEMVIRGYLAGHAAREYAAGRRQVCGEALPEGLKENDILPEPIITPTTKASVGHDEDISKADILAKGIVSAEDYAQLEAYTKALFKRGTEIAAKQGLILVDTKYEFGKVDGVIYLIDEIHTPDSSRYFYKEGYEERQQKGEPQKQLSKEFVRKWLIENGFQGKEGQVVPVMTEEIVASISERYIELYEKIIGETFVKSDTESVLNRVETAIKNALSIM; translated from the coding sequence ATGAATGCAATAAAAGAAACACATTTTAACTTTCCGGGCCAAACTGGCTTTTATAAGGGAAAGGTACGTGATGTATATACGATAGATAATAAGTACCTGGCCATGGTAGTATCCGACAGGATCTCGGCCTTTGATGTGGTATTACCCGAGGCTATCCCTTACAAGGGGCAGGTGCTTAACCAAATAGCGGCCCGTTTTTTGAAGGCTACCAGCGATATTGTACCCAATTGGGTGATATCTGTGCCCGACCCAAGTGTTACCATCGGCCGCATTTGTGAGCCTTTTAAAGTGGAGATGGTGATACGGGGATATTTGGCTGGCCATGCTGCCCGTGAATACGCGGCAGGCCGCAGGCAGGTTTGCGGTGAAGCGCTGCCTGAAGGGTTAAAGGAAAACGATATCCTGCCCGAGCCAATAATTACACCTACTACCAAAGCATCGGTAGGGCATGATGAAGATATTTCAAAAGCGGATATACTGGCCAAGGGTATTGTATCTGCCGAAGATTATGCCCAACTGGAGGCCTATACCAAAGCGTTGTTTAAACGCGGTACCGAAATTGCTGCCAAACAAGGCTTAATATTGGTTGATACCAAATATGAGTTTGGTAAGGTTGATGGCGTTATTTATTTAATAGATGAAATCCATACCCCCGACTCTTCAAGATATTTTTATAAGGAAGGTTATGAGGAACGCCAGCAAAAAGGCGAACCGCAAAAACAGCTCTCGAAAGAGTTTGTACGCAAATGGCTGATTGAAAACGGTTTTCAGGGTAAGGAAGGCCAGGTTGTTCCGGTAATGACCGAAGAGATTGTAGCGTCGATATCTGAACGTTATATCGAACTTTATGAAAAGATCATAGGTGAAACGTTTGTGAAATCGGATACAGAAAGTGTGTTAAACAGGGTTGAAACCGCTATAAAGAATGCGCTTAGTATTATGTAA
- a CDS encoding STAS domain-containing protein, whose protein sequence is MKFAVDKHEKYILVKLNESKLNSLVTPQLKSELILINTEGQRNIILDLSQVKFADSSGLSSLLVGHRLCKNASGVFILCGLNDAVARLITISQLDNVLTVVPTAEEGVDLIFMEEIEKELKKESR, encoded by the coding sequence ATGAAATTTGCTGTCGATAAACACGAGAAATACATTTTAGTGAAGCTTAACGAATCAAAATTGAATTCGTTAGTAACGCCTCAATTAAAATCTGAACTGATATTGATCAATACGGAAGGACAAAGAAACATCATTCTTGACCTTTCACAAGTGAAATTTGCCGATTCATCCGGTTTAAGCAGCTTGTTGGTTGGTCACCGTTTGTGCAAAAACGCATCGGGGGTATTTATATTGTGCGGATTGAACGATGCTGTGGCGCGTTTAATTACTATTTCGCAACTGGATAACGTACTTACAGTTGTACCAACCGCCGAAGAAGGTGTCGATCTTATTTTTATGGAAGAGATCGAGAAAGAATTGAAAAAAGAATCAAGATAA
- a CDS encoding ribonuclease Z, which yields MKFEVTILGSSSATPIFNRNPTAQVLNINEHLYLIDCGEGTQQQMLRFDIKASRIDYIFISHLHGDHYLGLVGLLSSMHLNGRKKTLYLFGPPHLMEIIDLQLKYSETTLHFPLEFKQTHTQHPEVIVSNNDIIVETIPLNHRIDTTGFIFREKKRLRKLRKEVIEYLQIPVPYFTALKKGADYTAPNGQVYKNDDLTIDSDQPKSYAYCSDTLYGEQYFEQIANATLLYHEATFLNEMLDRANDTFHTTALQAAAVALKTNAKRLLIGHFSARYKTLTELLDEAKSIFPATELAVEGRTFYIE from the coding sequence ATGAAATTTGAGGTAACAATACTTGGAAGCAGTTCGGCAACACCCATTTTTAACAGAAATCCTACAGCACAAGTGCTCAATATCAACGAGCACTTGTACTTAATTGACTGCGGCGAGGGTACCCAGCAGCAAATGCTGCGTTTTGACATCAAAGCCAGCAGGATAGATTATATTTTTATCAGTCACCTGCATGGTGATCATTACCTGGGCCTTGTTGGCCTGCTATCGTCAATGCACCTTAACGGGCGTAAAAAAACACTTTATCTTTTTGGGCCACCGCATTTAATGGAGATTATTGATCTGCAGCTAAAATATTCAGAAACTACCCTGCATTTCCCTTTAGAATTTAAACAAACCCATACCCAACACCCCGAAGTAATCGTAAGCAACAATGACATCATTGTAGAAACAATCCCCCTCAACCATAGGATTGATACTACAGGATTTATCTTTCGCGAAAAAAAGCGCCTGCGCAAACTTCGTAAGGAGGTAATTGAGTATTTGCAAATCCCGGTGCCTTACTTTACCGCATTAAAAAAAGGAGCCGATTATACCGCACCAAACGGACAGGTATACAAAAATGACGATCTGACCATCGATTCGGATCAACCCAAATCATACGCCTACTGCTCTGATACGCTTTACGGTGAACAGTATTTTGAACAAATAGCCAACGCTACGCTGCTTTATCACGAAGCCACATTTTTAAATGAGATGCTGGATAGGGCTAATGATACTTTCCATACAACAGCGCTGCAGGCCGCCGCCGTAGCGCTAAAAACAAACGCGAAAAGATTGCTGATCGGCCATTTTTCGGCGCGTTACAAAACCTTGACTGAGTTGCTGGATGAAGCTAAAAGCATATTCCCCGCAACTGAACTCGCCGTTGAAGGGCGCACTTTTTATATAGAATAA
- a CDS encoding MBL fold metallo-hydrolase yields the protein MKITKYLHSCLVFELDEYKLLFDPGKFSFAEGEVTAQMFADVKAIVITHIHPDHYELQILKSILDLSGAIVITNSQIGKELDKAGIIYTLFEEGTANFGPFILKAIPVMHEPIMDNPLPQMTGFIINDQVLHPVDSMEDKLLEYKGIELLLMVTMAPFANEIRISGFADKLLPKQILPVHDGYAKEFFIKQRYAAYVKHFDKLGIKFHEVYKVGDSITI from the coding sequence ATGAAAATCACTAAATACCTACATTCCTGCCTTGTATTTGAGTTGGATGAGTATAAGCTATTATTTGACCCTGGTAAATTTTCGTTTGCAGAAGGCGAGGTTACTGCGCAAATGTTTGCTGATGTAAAAGCCATCGTTATAACGCACATTCACCCCGACCATTACGAACTTCAAATTTTAAAGAGCATCCTCGATTTAAGCGGGGCTATCGTGATAACCAATAGCCAGATAGGCAAAGAATTGGACAAGGCCGGGATTATATATACTTTATTTGAAGAGGGTACGGCAAATTTTGGGCCGTTTATTTTGAAAGCCATCCCGGTTATGCATGAACCAATTATGGATAATCCATTGCCACAGATGACGGGATTCATCATCAATGACCAGGTACTACACCCGGTTGATTCGATGGAAGATAAGTTACTTGAATATAAAGGAATTGAATTATTGTTAATGGTTACCATGGCGCCGTTTGCCAATGAAATACGGATTTCGGGCTTTGCAGATAAGTTACTACCGAAGCAAATCCTGCCGGTTCATGATGGTTATGCTAAAGAGTTTTTCATAAAACAACGCTACGCGGCTTATGTAAAACACTTTGATAAGCTCGGTATTAAGTTTCACGAGGTTTACAAAGTTGGAGATAGTATAACTATTTGA
- a CDS encoding HAD family hydrolase yields the protein MQKPDSLIFDMDGTLWDAVDTYTNSWNLTFEKLDINRIINRTELLGLIGMEGKKLTRALLPELDDDIAQGIYMDVNETRRQILPQSGGNMYEGVIEGIKLLATKYKIFVLSNCAVGIIPLFISWANIGDYVTDYIAYGENSMPKHYNMHLLIDKHGLKAPVYVGDTQGDAEQTRIAGIPFIFVSYGFGKTEDYEHKFNDFPSLTSYYMGL from the coding sequence ATGCAGAAGCCCGATAGCCTTATTTTTGACATGGATGGAACCCTTTGGGACGCTGTTGACACGTACACCAATTCATGGAATCTAACTTTTGAAAAACTTGATATAAACAGGATAATAAACCGCACTGAGTTATTGGGCCTTATCGGAATGGAGGGTAAAAAACTAACCAGGGCTTTATTGCCCGAACTTGACGACGATATAGCCCAGGGAATTTACATGGATGTAAATGAAACCCGGAGGCAAATATTACCGCAAAGCGGTGGTAATATGTACGAAGGCGTTATCGAAGGGATAAAACTATTGGCAACAAAATATAAAATTTTTGTCCTGAGTAATTGTGCGGTCGGTATTATCCCGTTATTTATATCGTGGGCAAACATTGGCGATTATGTTACCGATTATATAGCATATGGGGAAAACAGTATGCCCAAGCATTACAACATGCATCTGTTGATAGATAAACATGGGCTTAAAGCCCCGGTATATGTGGGCGATACACAAGGTGACGCGGAGCAGACACGCATAGCAGGCATACCTTTTATATTTGTGAGTTACGGATTTGGAAAAACAGAGGATTATGAACACAAGTTTAATGACTTTCCATCGTTAACATCCTATTATATGGGTTTGTAA
- a CDS encoding DUF6438 domain-containing protein: protein MVKHGFLLFAFIIVFGELHAQKVQLDSIRWINKDLGHLYFENGRVNFNFIGNDKFKSHYSIVKDTLIMMDIYTSSVDNFKVKHKINFKFLIRDLTKNRLYIKAVDSNAIKLAGPDTYEFTNLKNSYDKDIKLSAVRFLSSSCHGDCPQLEILIGADGDYHLRGGEYADPFKGEFTGKLSKPQLDTLNYWLKHSELKKMYNWRQQDQVIDMPNYYFEFDFENNKKKLSITTNQPPLNMTGLVEFMLSSYKKVKLTPVK, encoded by the coding sequence ATGGTAAAACACGGGTTTTTGTTATTTGCATTTATTATTGTTTTTGGCGAATTGCACGCCCAAAAAGTACAATTGGATTCTATCCGGTGGATTAATAAAGACCTCGGACACTTATATTTCGAGAACGGTCGTGTTAATTTCAATTTTATTGGAAATGATAAATTCAAAAGTCATTATTCCATTGTGAAGGATACTTTGATCATGATGGATATTTACACTTCAAGCGTCGATAATTTTAAGGTTAAACATAAAATTAACTTTAAATTTTTGATCAGGGACCTTACCAAAAACCGCCTTTACATTAAAGCTGTAGATTCAAATGCCATTAAACTTGCTGGCCCCGACACTTATGAATTTACAAATTTAAAAAATAGCTATGATAAGGATATTAAACTATCTGCTGTGCGTTTTTTATCTTCCAGCTGTCATGGAGATTGTCCGCAACTTGAAATATTAATTGGGGCCGACGGCGATTATCATTTAAGAGGAGGGGAGTACGCCGATCCTTTTAAAGGTGAGTTTACAGGGAAATTATCAAAACCACAACTTGATACACTAAACTATTGGCTTAAACATAGCGAACTTAAAAAAATGTACAACTGGCGACAGCAAGACCAGGTTATTGATATGCCTAATTATTATTTTGAGTTTGATTTTGAAAATAATAAAAAAAAGCTGAGTATAACTACAAATCAACCACCATTAAACATGACCGGCCTGGTGGAATTTATGTTATCATCCTATAAAAAAGTAAAATTAACACCGGTAAAATAA